Proteins from one Mucilaginibacter jinjuensis genomic window:
- a CDS encoding cobalamin-binding protein codes for MANQRIISLLPAATEIVCALDLQQNLVGRSHECDFPEGVAELPVCSDANMDHNLTSLEIDKRVKEILSDALSVYTVNREKIKGLQPDVVITQAQCEVCAVSLTEVEQALENYLDKPAQIISLEPQKLNDIFTDIENVAAALGVAERGTLVVEELQERLDIIKHKLKFIENKPTVACIEWLEPMMVSGNWIPELVDIAGGAAILAEVGKHSPYVEWMDIRLADPDIIVLMPCGFPIERTMKEINILLEQPGFAELKAVKNNRIYMADGNQYFNRPGPRIVDSIEILAEIINPKQFIFGYEGSGWIKFDMQ; via the coding sequence ATGGCTAATCAAAGAATTATATCCCTACTACCTGCCGCAACAGAAATTGTTTGCGCACTTGACCTGCAGCAAAACCTGGTTGGGCGCTCGCACGAGTGCGATTTTCCGGAAGGTGTGGCAGAACTACCCGTTTGTTCTGATGCCAATATGGATCATAATTTAACCAGCCTGGAAATTGATAAACGTGTAAAAGAAATTTTAAGCGATGCCTTATCTGTTTACACCGTTAACCGCGAAAAGATAAAAGGACTGCAGCCCGATGTGGTAATCACACAAGCCCAGTGCGAAGTTTGTGCAGTATCATTAACCGAAGTGGAGCAGGCCTTAGAAAATTATCTCGATAAACCGGCACAGATCATTTCCCTCGAGCCGCAAAAACTAAACGATATTTTTACTGATATAGAAAACGTAGCTGCTGCCTTAGGTGTTGCCGAACGAGGTACCCTTGTGGTTGAAGAATTGCAGGAGCGTTTAGACATTATCAAACACAAGCTCAAATTTATTGAGAATAAGCCTACGGTGGCCTGCATTGAGTGGCTGGAGCCTATGATGGTTTCGGGCAATTGGATACCTGAATTGGTAGATATTGCAGGAGGAGCCGCTATATTGGCCGAGGTTGGCAAACATTCGCCTTATGTAGAGTGGATGGATATCAGATTAGCCGATCCTGATATAATTGTACTGATGCCGTGCGGATTTCCGATCGAGCGCACGATGAAGGAAATCAACATCCTGTTAGAGCAACCCGGCTTTGCCGAATTGAAAGCTGTAAAAAATAACCGCATTTACATGGCCGATGGCAACCAATACTTTAACCGTCCCGGTCCACGCATTGTTGATTCTATCGAAATCCTGGCCGAGATCATCAACCCTAAACAATTTATTTTTGGGTATGAGGGGAGTGGGTGGATTAAGTTTGATATGCAGTAG
- a CDS encoding LysE family transporter, whose translation MIFLTFFIGLIANFIGYIPPGNINLTLVQLTINRGIKQALQFITAFSCVEFFFTYFIMHAADWLHQQIHLDTIIDFVMIVLFGTMGTITWIHRNQPAKTTYSDKESIKYGILLGFLNPMQIPFWLIAGTYVITHEWIVDGRLGLFIFSLGSACGAFSCLFIYAHFAKYIQEKFALSTKLINVSIAVLFFAFAGYHIVKQVYLLGFKHKF comes from the coding sequence ATGATTTTTCTAACCTTCTTTATCGGACTGATAGCAAACTTTATCGGTTACATACCTCCGGGCAACATTAACCTTACGCTGGTACAGCTTACCATTAACCGTGGTATTAAGCAGGCATTGCAGTTTATAACCGCATTTTCGTGCGTTGAATTTTTCTTCACTTACTTTATTATGCACGCGGCCGACTGGCTGCATCAGCAAATTCATCTGGATACGATTATAGATTTTGTGATGATCGTTTTGTTCGGCACCATGGGTACTATTACGTGGATCCACCGAAACCAACCGGCCAAAACCACTTACTCTGATAAAGAAAGTATTAAATACGGCATATTGTTAGGGTTCTTAAATCCTATGCAGATCCCTTTCTGGTTAATAGCCGGAACTTATGTTATTACCCACGAATGGATTGTAGACGGCAGATTGGGTTTATTTATTTTTAGCTTGGGTTCGGCATGCGGCGCATTTTCGTGCTTGTTTATATACGCCCATTTTGCCAAGTATATTCAGGAAAAATTCGCCTTAAGTACCAAGCTTATCAATGTGAGTATCGCAGTTCTATTTTTTGCTTTTGCAGGTTACCATATTGTAAAACAGGTTTACCTGCTGGGCTTTAAGCACAAATTTTAG
- a CDS encoding TonB-dependent receptor, which produces MNKFYLALSLFTICALSVNAQNKPQKPKRDSTHLLQPVVVRGYLSQQNVISVPASVAVITPEQLKLQADNSLVSTMNTVPGVRMEERTPGSYRLSIRGSLLRSPFGVRDVKVYFDEIPLTDAGGNTYLNALDFNIVKNIEVLKGPDGSLFGANSGGVVIINPINRYADSNHVEVGLNAGSYGLFHEHVAVDESNNVNRFTLSQAYQTYDGYRDHSYMDRHYIQATDQWKYSPHNELRAVAFYSDLNYQTPGGLTLAQFNANPQASRPATATLPSAIGANIGITTKMLLGGLVNDARITDHLRNVTSIYGNHVDFANPFITNYEQRNENTFGLRSYFELSGTSKPNYDWKINLGLEWQQTNSDINNYGNNKGVKDTAQTLDRINTNQHFFFARYTADLFKRLHIEGALSLNYYSYSFKNNYPLHQTGFTDRDFTPEWMPRLALSYQITNNFIWRASVSRGYSTPTTAEVRPTDNVINTSLNAQDGINYETGFRIRDSYDRFSLDASVFYYHLHNAIIRELHPDETEYYINAGGTKQPGLELLGSAWIIKQNTSSFIRGLQLNEALTLSKFTFSDYHTAGADYSGNKLTGVPAQVSVTSLQVLLPERFNLFIQHNYTSRLPLNDGNTVYAGHYNLMQAKASWTWLVSAKTKLEIYAGADNILNQKYSLGNDLNAVGNRYYNAAPLRNYYAGVNLVM; this is translated from the coding sequence AAAGCCCAAACGTGATAGTACGCATTTACTGCAACCTGTTGTGGTGCGTGGTTATTTATCTCAACAAAATGTAATAAGCGTACCTGCTTCTGTTGCGGTAATTACTCCAGAGCAATTAAAACTACAGGCTGATAATTCATTGGTAAGCACTATGAACACCGTGCCCGGTGTAAGGATGGAAGAGCGTACGCCGGGAAGTTACCGTTTATCAATTCGCGGTAGTTTGCTGCGCTCGCCTTTTGGGGTGCGGGACGTAAAGGTTTATTTTGATGAAATCCCATTAACCGATGCAGGCGGCAATACTTATCTCAACGCCCTCGATTTCAACATTGTTAAAAATATTGAAGTGCTGAAAGGTCCCGACGGTAGTTTATTCGGCGCTAACTCTGGCGGGGTGGTTATTATTAATCCTATTAACCGTTATGCCGATAGTAATCATGTTGAGGTAGGCTTAAATGCAGGTTCGTACGGTTTATTTCACGAACACGTGGCTGTTGATGAGAGCAATAATGTAAATCGTTTTACCCTGAGCCAAGCTTATCAAACTTATGATGGTTACCGCGATCACAGCTACATGGATCGCCATTATATTCAGGCTACTGATCAATGGAAATACTCACCGCATAACGAACTTAGGGCGGTAGCTTTTTACAGTGATCTAAATTATCAAACACCAGGTGGGTTAACGCTGGCGCAGTTTAACGCCAATCCGCAGGCTTCACGGCCTGCAACGGCTACTTTACCCAGTGCAATCGGGGCCAATATTGGTATTACTACAAAAATGTTGTTAGGTGGCTTAGTAAATGATGCACGCATTACAGATCACTTACGCAACGTGACTTCGATCTACGGTAACCATGTTGATTTTGCAAATCCCTTTATTACCAACTACGAGCAGCGTAACGAAAACACTTTTGGCCTGCGCAGTTATTTTGAACTCAGCGGCACATCCAAACCCAATTACGACTGGAAGATTAACCTCGGTCTCGAATGGCAGCAAACCAATAGCGATATTAATAACTATGGCAATAACAAAGGTGTAAAGGACACCGCCCAAACCTTAGATCGTATTAACACCAATCAGCATTTCTTTTTTGCACGATATACAGCCGACCTCTTTAAACGGTTACACATTGAAGGCGCGCTAAGCCTCAATTATTACAGTTATAGCTTTAAAAACAACTACCCACTGCATCAAACCGGTTTCACCGATCGCGATTTTACGCCGGAGTGGATGCCGAGGCTGGCACTATCTTACCAGATCACTAATAATTTTATCTGGCGGGCATCAGTGAGTCGCGGGTATTCTACACCGACTACTGCCGAGGTTAGGCCGACTGATAATGTAATCAACACTTCTCTAAATGCTCAGGATGGTATTAATTATGAAACCGGTTTCCGCATTCGCGATAGTTATGACCGGTTTTCGTTAGATGCTTCGGTGTTTTACTATCACCTGCACAATGCCATTATACGCGAACTTCACCCCGACGAAACCGAATACTACATCAACGCCGGTGGCACCAAGCAACCAGGACTGGAATTACTGGGTTCGGCATGGATCATCAAACAAAATACAAGCAGTTTTATAAGGGGCTTACAACTAAATGAAGCGCTTACTTTAAGCAAATTTACCTTCAGCGATTACCATACCGCCGGTGCCGATTATAGCGGTAATAAACTGACAGGTGTACCTGCGCAAGTAAGTGTTACCAGTCTGCAGGTATTGCTCCCTGAGCGATTCAACCTCTTTATCCAGCATAACTATACTTCGCGCCTGCCGCTTAATGATGGCAATACCGTTTACGCTGGTCACTACAACCTAATGCAAGCTAAAGCTTCATGGACCTGGTTGGTATCTGCCAAAACCAAACTGGAAATTTATGCAGGGGCAGATAATATCCTCAATCAAAAATATAGTTTGGGTAATGATTTAAATGCTGTAGGGAATCGTTATTATAATGCAGCGCCTTTGAGGAATTATTATGCAGGGGTGAATTTGGTGATGTAG